The sequence GCGGCCTATTATTTTTCGTTCAGCCGGGCAGCAAAGGGGGGAATTGCGGGCGCATTCATACAACCTTTCTTTTTTGTGCTGCTGCATTATACTTACGGTATTGGTTCCGTGTTTGCTCTGGTGAAACTTTTTTATTGCAGGCTCTTCAAGCCCGCCATCGCTAAATCTTCATAAATTCAAACTTTGAAATTGTAAATGAAACGCATATTCGACATCTTCTTTAGTGGTATTTTCATTTTATTTGTGTGGCCTTTTTATGTTATCGTAGCTATCATTATCAAAGCCGGCGACGGTGGCCCTGTTTTTTATAAAGCTCCCCGCGTAGGCAAGAATGGCGTGCTTTTCAGGATGTATAAGTTTCGCACCATGGTTGTAAATGCCGATAAAATAGGTGCGTCTTCTACAACAACAAGCGATCCGCGCATCACGCGCATAGGGCATTTTCTGCGTAAATACAAATTGGATGAAATGCCGCAGCTCTTCAATGTGTTCCTGGGTCAGATGAGTGTTGTTGGACCACGCCCCGATTTGAAAGCATTCACGGATCTGTTTACCGAAGAAGAAAAAGTGATTTTATCTGTTAAGCCGGGAATAACAGATTGGGCTTCGGTATGGAATTCAGACGAAGGTAAAATACTGGAAGGTGCCGAAGATCCCGATAAAGCGTATATGGAACTCATATGGCCTGAGAAGAAGCGCCTGCAAATCAAGTATGTACGTGAGCAATCCTTTGGCAGAGATTTAAAGATTATTTTCTTAACTTTGCTCGCCATTTTCAAAAAGTAAAACACATTAAATTTGGCTGTGTTTCAAAATGGACGAAATGCGAGAACCTGTTCTGCACATTTCATGAGAGAGGTATTTTAACTTGTCTCACAATTTAGTTTAACTCACAATCAATGGAATATACTAAAGATTTTTTGACCGGGCTGTACCGGATGATGCTGCGGATAAGGCTGGCAGAAGAAAGTCTGGTCGACCCCATCAAAAGCGGCGCTATACGCTGTCCTGTGCATCTGTATTCAGGTCAGGAAGCCATCGCCACCGGTATAGGTGCTATGCTCGAAAAGAAAGATTATATTTTTGGGAATCATAGATCGCATGGGCATTATCTCGCAAAGGGCGGCGACATGGGCGCCATGATTGCTGAAATCTATGGCATGGAAAGTGGCTGCTCACACGGACGCGGCGGTTCCATGCATCTTATAGACCCTGAAAATGGCGTACTCGGCATTGTCCCTATTGTGGCAGGAACCATTTCACTGGCTTTGGGTGCATCACTTGCATCATCAATCAGGAACGACCAGCGTGTTACATTTAGCTTTTTTGGTGATGGCGCTACCGGTGAAGGAGTGCTGTATGAGTCTTTGAACTTCGCATCACTGAAAAAGCTGCCCATTATTTTTGCATGTGAGAATAATTTTTATTCAACACATCTTCCTATTCGTGAGATTCGTGTCAAGAACAGCATTGCTGATGTAGGCATGCCTTTCGGCGTTGATTATTATCAGGCTGATGGCAACGATGTATTGGCTGTAGTTGAGGTTGTTGAAAAAGCAATAGCCAATGCCCGCGAAGGAAACGGTCCTGCCTTCATCGAGTTCTTTACGTACCGCTTGCGCGGACATGTAGGCCCCGACGATAATATTCAGGGTTCACATACAGATATACGCCCGAAAGAAGAAGTGGAAGCGTGGATTAAAAAAGATCCGATTATTAGATTCGAAAAGCATTTGCTACAGGAAAATATACTTACAGAAGTTGAAATTAAAACTATTCATGCTTCTGTTGAAGAAGAGGTGAGAAAAGCAAATGAATTTGCACTCGCATCCGTTAAACCCCCTAAAGAAGAGGTGTGCCGCTATGTGTTCAGATAAAAGGAAACTTAATTTTGGTGCGGCCATCAATGAGGCCATCAGGCAAATGATGTCTGCCGACGAGTCGGTTGTGCTTATAGGCCAGGGCGTGAAAAGCCCGTGGTACGTTGGGAATACTTGCAATGACCTTGTGGAACTCTTTGGTGAAGAACGCGTGATTGACACACCCGTATCTGAAAATGCCATGACAGGCGCTGCTGTCGGTGCCGCAATCGCCGGAATGAGACCTGTTGTTGTACATCCGCGTGTCGACTTTGTTCTGTATGCGCTCGACCCTATTATCAATCAGGCTGCCAACTGGCACTACATGAACGGCGGACGCTCATCGGTTCCTGTTGTATTCTGGCTCATAGTAAATCGTGGTGGCGAACAGGCAGCTCAGCACTCACAGGCATTACACTCACTTTTTGCTCATATTCCCGGTTTAAAAGTTGTTACACCGGCTACACCATATGATGCAAAAGGTTTGCTGATAGCGGCCATCAAAGATCCTAACCCGGTTGTGTTTATCGACGACCGCTGGCTTTACGGACAAACCGATGAAGTTCCTGAAGATGCATATGAAGTACCTATAGGCAAAGGAATTATTCGCAAAGAAGGCAAAGATATAACCATTGTTTCATGGTCGCATATGACTATTGAAGCGCGCAAAGCCGTCGACGAACTGACAAATAGGGGCATCGACGCTGAACTTATTGATTTGCGTACCATCAAGCCTTACGATGAAGAAATGATATTAACTTCCGTAAAGAAAACCGGGAAACTGGTGATTGCAGACGGAGCATGGAAAACCGGTGGATTCAGCGCTGAAATAGCAGCCATCGTAGCCGAAAAAGCTTTCGCATCGCTTAAAGCACCCATCATGCGTGTGAACCTTCCTGATGCTCCTGCACCTGCGTCATCAACACTTGAAAATGCTTATTATCCAAAGAAAGAAGACATCATTGTTGCTGTAAAGACATCAATGACTGCATTATAAAAAAACAAAAAACAAATAAATTGGAATGATTGATTTTGGGATTTGAATTTCCGCTTATGAATAATAAAAAAATTAAACAACTTATGAAAAAGGAACTTATCATTGAGCTGCTTCAAAAATTTGAACAGGCAGCTTACGGATTCAACGACATCGAATGTTGGAGTGCTCGAGAACTGCAAACCATTCTCGGCTATACCCAATGGCGCAATTTTGTCAATATTATTGACAAAGCGAAGGATGCATGCAAAACCGCGTCTATTGCGGTTTCCGATCATTTTGCTGATATCAGCAAAACGATAGAGATGCCTAATGGCGCGGAAAAGAAGATAGACGATTTCGCTTTAACGCGCTACGCCTGCTATTTGATAGCTCAAAATGGTGATCCGACCAAAAGCGAAATAGCGTTTGCACAAACGTATTTTGCCGTTCAAACCCGGAAACAGGAAATTATTGAACAGCGATTACTGGATGTTGCCCGTGTGAATGCCCGGGAAAAACTTACCAAATCTGAAAAGAAACTCTCAAGTGTCAGTTACGAACGTGGAGTTGATGATAAAGGATTTGCCATGATCAGGAGCTTAGGCGACAAAGCGTTGTTCGGAGGATTCACTACCAATGATATGAAACGCAAGCTTATGGTGCCTGACAACAGGCCACTGGCTGATTTTTTGCCAACACTTACAATAAAAGCAAAAGATTTTGCAACGGAACTTACGAGTCATAATGTGGTCGAAAAGGATTTAAAGGGTCATAAGAAGATTTGCACTGAACATGTTGAGAATAATTCAGCAGTACGCAAAATGCTTATAGAGCGTGGCGTTCAGCCTGAGAAACTTCCACCTTCAGAAGATGTGAAGAAAGTAAAACGGCGCTTGGAAAGTGAAGAAAAGAAAGTAAGCCGAACTACAAAGAAATTGAACCGTATTTGAAATTGGTTATTTGGTACGTCAGAATGCGGATATTTGACAAATGAATTATTGAAATAATCTGATAGAAATGGAGAAAAGAAAAGTGAGGTTCGTGGAACCTGCGAAATTGTACAAGACAATAAAAAGAGAGCTTGATGCTGCTTATTTTGATGTGATGGAAACCGGAGAACTTATTGACCGCCATCATTTGCGGAACTTTGAAGAGAATCTGGCAAAGTTTGCAGGAACAAAATATGCGGTTGGACTGAACAGCGGTTATGATTCGCTGCATATGTCGCTGCGTGCTGCCGGAATAGGCCCGGGCGATGAAGTAATTGTGCCGGCACATACTTTTGTGGCAACAACATCTGCGGTGGTTAATGTGGGTGCAACACCTGTCCTGGTAGATGTTACGAGCGATTTTAATATTGATGTTACGAAGATAGAAGAGGTGATTACACCGCGCACCAAAGGCATCATTCCGGTACACTTGAGTGGCTGGATGGCCGATATGCCGGCAATTATGAAAATCGCTGAAAAGCATGGCCTGGCTGTTGTTGAAGATGCCTGCCAGAGCCTTGGTTCTACCATTAATGGGAAAGGTGCAGGCGCCTGGGGTCTTACGGGATGCTTCAGCTTTTATCCGTTCAAAATTCTGGGTGGCTACGGTGACGGCGGTGCCATCACAACCAATGACGAAAATGTTGCGGCCTTTGCGCGTCGCATGCGGTTTAACGGCGAAGACAGGCAGAGCGGCGAATACCACGGACACGGTTTTACCTGTCTGCTGGATAACTTACAAGCTGCTTTTCTGGACGTGAAACTGGCTCATCTTCCTGAATGGATTGTAAAAAGAAAAGAGATTGCCGAGAAGTACCGTATGGCACTCTGTGACCTGCCTGATTTGATGTTGCCGCATTATGAGCGTCAGGGCTTTGATCATGTATATCAGAACTACACACTGCGCGCAAAGCAGGGCAATGATTTCAGTGAATATCTGAAAGAGCATGGTGTTGAAGTGCTCACTCAATTCCGCAAACCATATTACAAACATGAGGCGTTAAAGCTTGTTGACCGCGGTTTCCCGGAAACGGAAGCATTGAGTCGAGAAGTGTGCTCGCTGCCTATGAATGTAGAAATAGATGATGACGAGATAGATTATGTCATCAACGTTGTTCGTTCTTTTTACGGAAAATAATTTAGTAGATGAAGCAATTATCACGCATCACAGAGATGTTCACAGAGTCGGTTATTCGTGAGATGACGCGTATTTCCGACAGTATGGGTGGCTATAACCTGTCACAAGGGTTTCCTGATTTTGATTCGCCTGAAGCTATTAAAACCGCTGCTATTGCTGCCATCAACAGCAATCACAATCAATATCCCGTTACTTTTGGTGAGCCTGAATTAAGGCAAGCTATCAGTGAAAAAGCCAAATGGTATAATAATATCGAATGCGATCCTGCAACTGAGATTACGGTTACTTGCGGGGCCACGGAGGCAATGATGTCAACCCTTCGTGCAATTATCAATCCGGGCGATGAAATTATTATTTTTGAACCTTTTTATGAAAATTATGGTCCCGACTGTATTCTGTCCGGTGCCATTCCGAAATATGTTGCGCTTAACCCTCCCGAATGGAATTTTGATCGTGAAAAACTGGCTGCTGTCTTTAATGAAAAAACCAAGGCCATCATTATCAATACGCCCAATAACCCTACCGGAAAGGTTTTTAGTCATGACGAACTCCGGTTCATTGCCGACCTTTGCATTCAGTGGGATACCTATGCTATCACCGATGAGATTTATGAGCACATACTCTACGATGGCGCAAAACACATTTCACTCGCTTCGCTTGACGGAATGAAAGACCGCACCATTACCATAAATTCTGTTTCAAAAACTTATTCTGTAACCGGATGGCGCGTTGGATGGGCTATTGCTGCTGCAACCATTACTTCGCGTATTCGTAAAGTTCATGATTTTTTAACGGTTGGAGCACCAACTCCATTCCAGCACGCTGCGGTTGTTGCCTTATCTTTTCCGCCAGAGTATTACGAAGGGCTTCGGAAAAAGTATGAGGAGGCGCGCGCAGTCGTTTTTGAAACACTTACCAAATGCGGTTTTCGTCCGTTTCTGCCCAAAGGAGCTTATTATATTATTGCTGACGTAAGCGAACTATTTGATAAACTCGGTGCTACCGATGATTTTGATTTCAGCACGAAATTGATACAGAAAACGCAGGTGGCAACTGTTCCGGGCTTTTCATTTTACGCCGAACGCGGGCAGGTAACTAAACAGGTTCGCTTTGCGTTCTGTAAAAAGAACGAAACACTTGATGCCGTGCAACATTTGTTACTTAGGCTAATATAAGGCATAAATATTTTTCGTAATGAACAGTGAGCGCAGCACGTTTTTTAGCATTTCAGCAAAAGTAAATTTT is a genomic window of Bacteroidota bacterium containing:
- a CDS encoding sugar transferase; the encoded protein is MKRIFDIFFSGIFILFVWPFYVIVAIIIKAGDGGPVFYKAPRVGKNGVLFRMYKFRTMVVNADKIGASSTTTSDPRITRIGHFLRKYKLDEMPQLFNVFLGQMSVVGPRPDLKAFTDLFTEEEKVILSVKPGITDWASVWNSDEGKILEGAEDPDKAYMELIWPEKKRLQIKYVREQSFGRDLKIIFLTLLAIFKK
- a CDS encoding thiamine pyrophosphate-dependent dehydrogenase E1 component subunit alpha yields the protein MEYTKDFLTGLYRMMLRIRLAEESLVDPIKSGAIRCPVHLYSGQEAIATGIGAMLEKKDYIFGNHRSHGHYLAKGGDMGAMIAEIYGMESGCSHGRGGSMHLIDPENGVLGIVPIVAGTISLALGASLASSIRNDQRVTFSFFGDGATGEGVLYESLNFASLKKLPIIFACENNFYSTHLPIREIRVKNSIADVGMPFGVDYYQADGNDVLAVVEVVEKAIANAREGNGPAFIEFFTYRLRGHVGPDDNIQGSHTDIRPKEEVEAWIKKDPIIRFEKHLLQENILTEVEIKTIHASVEEEVRKANEFALASVKPPKEEVCRYVFR
- a CDS encoding pyruvate dehydrogenase complex E1 component subunit beta gives rise to the protein MCSDKRKLNFGAAINEAIRQMMSADESVVLIGQGVKSPWYVGNTCNDLVELFGEERVIDTPVSENAMTGAAVGAAIAGMRPVVVHPRVDFVLYALDPIINQAANWHYMNGGRSSVPVVFWLIVNRGGEQAAQHSQALHSLFAHIPGLKVVTPATPYDAKGLLIAAIKDPNPVVFIDDRWLYGQTDEVPEDAYEVPIGKGIIRKEGKDITIVSWSHMTIEARKAVDELTNRGIDAELIDLRTIKPYDEEMILTSVKKTGKLVIADGAWKTGGFSAEIAAIVAEKAFASLKAPIMRVNLPDAPAPASSTLENAYYPKKEDIIVAVKTSMTAL
- the dinD gene encoding DNA damage-inducible protein D is translated as MKKELIIELLQKFEQAAYGFNDIECWSARELQTILGYTQWRNFVNIIDKAKDACKTASIAVSDHFADISKTIEMPNGAEKKIDDFALTRYACYLIAQNGDPTKSEIAFAQTYFAVQTRKQEIIEQRLLDVARVNAREKLTKSEKKLSSVSYERGVDDKGFAMIRSLGDKALFGGFTTNDMKRKLMVPDNRPLADFLPTLTIKAKDFATELTSHNVVEKDLKGHKKICTEHVENNSAVRKMLIERGVQPEKLPPSEDVKKVKRRLESEEKKVSRTTKKLNRI
- a CDS encoding DegT/DnrJ/EryC1/StrS family aminotransferase; this translates as MEKRKVRFVEPAKLYKTIKRELDAAYFDVMETGELIDRHHLRNFEENLAKFAGTKYAVGLNSGYDSLHMSLRAAGIGPGDEVIVPAHTFVATTSAVVNVGATPVLVDVTSDFNIDVTKIEEVITPRTKGIIPVHLSGWMADMPAIMKIAEKHGLAVVEDACQSLGSTINGKGAGAWGLTGCFSFYPFKILGGYGDGGAITTNDENVAAFARRMRFNGEDRQSGEYHGHGFTCLLDNLQAAFLDVKLAHLPEWIVKRKEIAEKYRMALCDLPDLMLPHYERQGFDHVYQNYTLRAKQGNDFSEYLKEHGVEVLTQFRKPYYKHEALKLVDRGFPETEALSREVCSLPMNVEIDDDEIDYVINVVRSFYGK
- a CDS encoding aminotransferase class I/II-fold pyridoxal phosphate-dependent enzyme, which translates into the protein MKQLSRITEMFTESVIREMTRISDSMGGYNLSQGFPDFDSPEAIKTAAIAAINSNHNQYPVTFGEPELRQAISEKAKWYNNIECDPATEITVTCGATEAMMSTLRAIINPGDEIIIFEPFYENYGPDCILSGAIPKYVALNPPEWNFDREKLAAVFNEKTKAIIINTPNNPTGKVFSHDELRFIADLCIQWDTYAITDEIYEHILYDGAKHISLASLDGMKDRTITINSVSKTYSVTGWRVGWAIAAATITSRIRKVHDFLTVGAPTPFQHAAVVALSFPPEYYEGLRKKYEEARAVVFETLTKCGFRPFLPKGAYYIIADVSELFDKLGATDDFDFSTKLIQKTQVATVPGFSFYAERGQVTKQVRFAFCKKNETLDAVQHLLLRLI